The sequence TGACTGTATTTTTATATAAAAAATTGTTATTGCTGCTTAAACTTCCTTTTATTTCTAAAGTACTATCTTTTTCATCTATATTTTTAGCTATATATATTATTTCTCCCCATATAAAATCAACAGTATTTTCTAGTGGAAATATTTTTATTTTTTGCCCCATTTTTATTTTTTCTTTGTATTTTTCATCTAATTTTATACTTATATATTTATCTTTTGGTGAAATAATTTTAAAAATTTTATCATATTTTTTTAAAATTTCCCCTGAATTCACATATTTTTCAATGATAATTCCCCCAAAATTACTTTTAACTAAATATTTCTTTTTTTCTTCTAAGTGGTATTGTAATTTTTTTTCTCCAATATAAATATTATTTAATAACAGTTTTCTCTCTTCACCATTTTTAATATTTTTTAAATAAATTTGAGATTTTTTTAATAATGATTCCGTTTTATTAAGTTGTTCTTTTTTTTGATTATATTCCAATTGTGAAATATATTTTTTTTCATATAATTTTTTAAATTTTATATATTCATCTAAAGCCATTTGATAATTTTTTAGATTTATTGTTACTTCATTTATAGTTTCTTTTAGAATATTTTTATCTAAATTTTTTAATTTAGTTTTTAAATTTTTTAAATTAAATTTTTCAATTTCGATTTTATTTTCAATAAAAATTTTATCAAATTCTAATAAGTTTTCCGATTTATTGATTATATCTCCATCTTTTTTATAAATTTTTTCAATTTTTCCATCAATTTCTGAAAAAACAATATATTTTTTTTCTACTTCTACAGTTCCTGTTGTTATAATTTTTTCTATATATTCTTTTTGAGAAATTTTTAATTTTTCAATTTTTTCTTTTTTAAAGTAAAGAATTCCTAAAATTATTACCAAAATAAAAACTATAAATACTTTTAATAGTTTTCTCATAAAAGAACCTCACGCAAAATGCTATTAAATAATTCTTCTTCTATTAATTTTAATTTTTTATTCGCTTCCTCCAATGAAATATTTTCTCTTTGAGCATACAAAATTAATTTTGATACTTTATCATATCCTATATGTTTTACAAAATAAGTTCCTATCATAAGAGAATTTCTTAAATTTTTTTCTAAATATATTAAATTTGGTTTTATATTTTTTAAAAGATATTTCCTAAAACTTTTACATCCTTCTTTTAATAATTCAATTGATTCTAATGTATTCCTCATAATTAGCGGTTTATATACATTTAATTCTAAAAAACCTCCGCTTCCTCCTAAAGTCACTACAAAATCATTTCCAATAACTTGTAAAGCTATCATTGATAAAATTTCACATTGTGTAGGATTTATTTTTCCTGGCATTATAGATGATCCTGGTTCATTTTCTGGAAGAACTAAT is a genomic window of Cetobacterium ceti containing:
- a CDS encoding efflux RND transporter periplasmic adaptor subunit: MRKLLKVFIVFILVIILGILYFKKEKIEKLKISQKEYIEKIITTGTVEVEKKYIVFSEIDGKIEKIYKKDGDIINKSENLLEFDKIFIENKIEIEKFNLKNLKTKLKNLDKNILKETINEVTINLKNYQMALDEYIKFKKLYEKKYISQLEYNQKKEQLNKTESLLKKSQIYLKNIKNGEERKLLLNNIYIGEKKLQYHLEEKKKYLVKSNFGGIIIEKYVNSGEILKKYDKIFKIISPKDKYISIKLDEKYKEKIKMGQKIKIFPLENTVDFIWGEIIYIAKNIDEKDSTLEIKGSLSSNNNFLYKNTVNIVIESEKIKNSYLVPEEYIYIKNNKKYICLLKNNKKILKEIKGRVVLNGFLIEENLGKEIFIVKDENIKEDINIF